A stretch of DNA from Planococcus antarcticus DSM 14505:
GCAGATTGGCAGCAGCTGAACCCGCGTCGTGCAGGCTTTGGGTATTGCCAAAAACCTGCTTAGCTGTTTCTGCATAGGCGTTAATAGCCGATTGCCGCATCGGAGCGGTTGCTGCATAGTCTAAATAAATCATCATTTCTTCCTCATTTCTTATCGCGCAGGATTTTAACCTTGTAATCACTCTATCTTTGTGTCATTAATAGTGTCAAGACACTTGTAAAGGTAGTGTAAACTTATGATTGATATTTGTATCATCGGTGGAGGCGCTGCCGGCTTGATGCTGGCGAATTCTCTTCCTCCTTCCCTTTCGGTCGCTGTCCTCACAAAAGAAGATCCGTTTTCAAGCAATACCGCTCTTGCACAAGGCGGAATTGCCGCCAGTATCGGTCCAGGTGATCATCCCGCATCCCACGCCGCCGATACCTTGTCCGCTGCAGCTAACCATGCAGATGCCGAACGAGTAGAGCTTTTGGTCTGGGAAGGACAAGCCCTCATCGAAGCTATGTTGTCACAAGGGTTACCCTTTGATGCTGATGCCACTGGCCAACCCTCGCTTGGTCAGGAAGCCGCACACGCCACCCGAAGAATTCTTCATGCCGGCGGCGACCAGACTGGCAAAAAACTTTTGCAGCATTTACTAGCTAAGACTGAAAACCGGGTCAAGCGCTTGCCATACAGTTCCGTTTTGGAACTTATAATGCACGATGGCCAATGTACAGGAGTATCTGTGGAAGACGCCTTTGGAAAACGCTCCTTCATTCAAGCACAGCATACCATTTTGGCCACCGGTGGCATCGGCCAGTTATACAGTCAAACCTCCAATTCCATTGCTGCCACTGGGGATGGTTTGTCTCTTGCTTTTCACGCAGGCGCTGTTCTGGAGGATTTGGAATTCGTTCAATTCCACCCCACCGTCTTTACCATCAATGGCAATTCGTGCGGCTTGATTTCCGAGGCAGTTCGGGGAGAAGGCGCTTTACTTATCGATTCGGAAGGAAAGCGCATCATGGCCGATGTCCACCCACTGAGGGAACTGGCTCCGCGGGATATCGTCGCCCGTGCCATCGAATGGCATTGGCAGCAGAAAGGTCCTGTTTTTCTTGATGCACGCCATCTTCAGGATTTCAAAGCAAAATTTCCTTCCATCTATAGGAATTGCCTGCACCACCATATAAATCCTGAAAAGCAGCCTATTCCTGTGCGGCCAGGAGCCCATTTCCATATGGGCGGTGTCCAAACCAATGAATGGGGTGAAACAACCATTCCTCACCTCTATGCAATCGGAGAAATCGCTTCGACCGGTGTTCACGGTGCCAACCGACTTGCCAGCAATTCTTTGCTAGAAAGTCTTGTGTTCGCCAAGCGTCTGGCAGAAAAAATACAAACCTGCGGGTTCAGCCAAAAAGAGTTGTTCTTTCCATTAATAGAGCCGACAAAAGAATTTCTCCTCCCTGCTGATTTGCAAATGCGCATGACTGAGCAAGTAGGTATTTTAAGGGATGGAGTCGAGTTGAAAAAGTTCACTTCCGATTTTCCGTTATTACGATTTGATTTGCAGCACTATTCAGGACAGCAGATCAAGGAAATCCACCGCTATACAGCAAGCAGCCTCATTGCACAAGCCGCACTGTTCCGCACTGAAAGCCGCGGCGCCCATTATCGTATCGATGCACCACCAGTGTCAGAGGATTGGACAGGAAAAACCGTTCAGCTGTCT
This window harbors:
- the nadB gene encoding L-aspartate oxidase, which produces MIDICIIGGGAAGLMLANSLPPSLSVAVLTKEDPFSSNTALAQGGIAASIGPGDHPASHAADTLSAAANHADAERVELLVWEGQALIEAMLSQGLPFDADATGQPSLGQEAAHATRRILHAGGDQTGKKLLQHLLAKTENRVKRLPYSSVLELIMHDGQCTGVSVEDAFGKRSFIQAQHTILATGGIGQLYSQTSNSIAATGDGLSLAFHAGAVLEDLEFVQFHPTVFTINGNSCGLISEAVRGEGALLIDSEGKRIMADVHPLRELAPRDIVARAIEWHWQQKGPVFLDARHLQDFKAKFPSIYRNCLHHHINPEKQPIPVRPGAHFHMGGVQTNEWGETTIPHLYAIGEIASTGVHGANRLASNSLLESLVFAKRLAEKIQTCGFSQKELFFPLIEPTKEFLLPADLQMRMTEQVGILRDGVELKKFTSDFPLLRFDLQHYSGQQIKEIHRYTASSLIAQAALFRTESRGAHYRIDAPPVSEDWTGKTVQLSVNGVTIGTRKLQHKETVS